One Staphylococcus ratti DNA segment encodes these proteins:
- a CDS encoding PhzF family phenazine biosynthesis protein: MKTVKVYQYDAFLCEPNQGNPADVVLNGDVLTTDEMQAIAHEVQIETNAGTIPVAIEKASGSWKVTMTQNPTQFKPFNSSVRQLCEAMKPVISKI; the protein is encoded by the coding sequence GAAAACAGTAAAAGTGTATCAATACGATGCTTTTTTGTGCGAACCAAACCAAGGTAACCCCGCTGATGTTGTATTAAACGGTGATGTATTAACAACTGATGAAATGCAGGCTATTGCACATGAAGTACAAATTGAAACGAACGCGGGTACCATTCCGGTGGCTATTGAGAAAGCATCAGGAAGTTGGAAGGTGACAATGACACAAAATCCTACTCAATTTAAGCCTTTTAATAGTTCAGTTCGTCAATTGTGTGAGGCGATGAAGCCAGTCATATCAAAGATTTAA
- a CDS encoding thiolase family protein, with protein MREAYIVAYGRSASAKAKNGALFHERPDDVGAAVLKGVLDRVDGQFKPEMVEDVIVGNAFPEGLQGQNIARTIALRAGLPDSVPGQTVNRYCSSGLQTIALAANQILANQGDILVAGGVELMSAVPMGGNEPTNNPTLQNQDAGVSYPMGLTAENVAVKYNVSRDAQDAYAVESHQRASKAQTAGKFEDEIISIPVKSVSYTTEGPKVTTQNFDKDEFIRPDTNVETLAKLPTVFKADGTVTAASSAPLSDGTGFVVIMSGEKVKALGVTPIARFVAYDVVGVDPKLMGIGPAYAIPEVLKRANLSIEDIDLIELNEAFASQTLATINEVGLDTHKTNVNGGAISLGHPLGATGAMLTARLLAEMKKRPDTRYGMVTMCIGVGMGAAAIFEYVGER; from the coding sequence ATGAGAGAAGCTTATATTGTCGCTTATGGCCGCTCTGCATCTGCCAAAGCGAAGAACGGTGCCTTATTCCATGAAAGACCAGATGACGTAGGCGCAGCAGTCCTCAAAGGTGTGTTGGACCGCGTGGATGGTCAGTTTAAACCTGAGATGGTTGAAGATGTGATTGTCGGAAATGCTTTTCCAGAAGGACTTCAAGGTCAAAATATCGCACGTACAATTGCGTTACGTGCTGGACTGCCTGATAGTGTGCCCGGCCAAACGGTCAATCGTTACTGTTCTTCCGGACTTCAAACCATCGCATTAGCAGCCAACCAAATTCTTGCCAATCAAGGTGATATCCTCGTTGCCGGGGGCGTAGAATTAATGAGTGCTGTGCCAATGGGCGGTAATGAACCGACGAATAACCCCACCCTTCAAAATCAAGATGCAGGCGTATCCTATCCGATGGGGCTCACTGCTGAGAACGTCGCTGTAAAATATAATGTTTCGCGCGACGCACAAGACGCTTATGCTGTAGAAAGCCATCAACGTGCGTCAAAAGCACAAACAGCTGGAAAATTTGAGGATGAAATTATCTCAATCCCTGTAAAATCAGTCTCATACACTACTGAAGGCCCAAAAGTCACTACCCAAAACTTTGATAAAGATGAATTTATTCGACCGGACACCAACGTCGAAACACTTGCCAAACTCCCTACCGTTTTTAAAGCGGATGGTACGGTAACAGCCGCTTCTTCTGCACCACTGTCAGACGGCACAGGATTTGTCGTTATAATGTCTGGTGAAAAAGTGAAAGCACTTGGCGTTACACCAATTGCACGTTTCGTTGCTTATGACGTCGTTGGTGTAGATCCTAAGCTTATGGGGATTGGCCCGGCATACGCTATTCCAGAAGTATTGAAACGTGCGAACTTATCTATTGAGGACATCGATTTAATAGAACTTAATGAAGCATTCGCCTCACAAACGCTTGCAACGATAAATGAAGTAGGATTAGATACACATAAAACAAATGTCAATGGTGGCGCAATCTCATTAGGCCATCCACTTGGCGCAACGGGAGCGATGCTCACTGCACGCTTATTAGCAGAAATGAAAAAACGTCCAGATACACGATACGGTATGGTGACGATGTGTATCGGTGTAGGTATGGGCGCCGCTGCGATTTTTGAATATGTCGGAGAAAGATAA
- a CDS encoding 3-hydroxyacyl-CoA dehydrogenase/enoyl-CoA hydratase family protein, translated as MTINTITVLGAGTMGAQLAALFVNAGLKVKLLDIVVDENDPNKISKKAYDKITDPKRPLLFDLQYASNLTYGNFNDDLAHTDADLYIEAVKEDLEVKHTIWKQVAKVARKDALFATNTSGIPIEAIAQVFNDKDKTRFFGLHFFNPPRIMKLVELIPNRQTDKTLIDNVQTFAQDILGKGVIIANDVPGFVANRIGTQSMNDIMYRAEQQNLSIPEVDALTGKSIGRPKTGTYALTDLVGLDIAVSVIKGLQRIPEEAPFFKDVTLVSTLYDKGALGRKTKQGFYKKDKETKTRLVFDAQKQDYIPIEKPQIALLAQFKKDLAHNLDVIFNAEDQAGQFLWETLRNNFYYAARNVPYAAKDYKDIDRAMVWGFNWKLGPFQLWDLMGFERVKTRMQQELGELPEWLESVRDQFYEQGESIERVTPVSEWITDTLWDRDDSNLAVAHHQQLLLKLQSNNNVITDGFTDDLVEAIDLLESEAYTSMVIYAGGHNFSVGANLYQMKQAHEEGVVDDVVGPAIEKLHHSFNRLKYSTKPIVTAIHGRVLGGGCELVLYSPIVVAASETYIGLVEAGVGLLPSGGGLAEMANRLLQTAHLNNDKQASMSKVLMTIGFAKVSTNAYEARRYGYLRDTDTIIFNTEKRVEAALKRAQYEADTNYLPTPQQQYFALGADFIALAQGQLDAQKEGHFISAHDYDIALRIATVLAGGELPRNTFVNQRYIQKLEKHHFLALLKTDKTYQRICHMLKTGKPLRN; from the coding sequence ATGACTATTAATACAATTACTGTCTTAGGCGCTGGCACAATGGGCGCTCAACTTGCCGCCCTCTTTGTCAATGCAGGCCTTAAAGTGAAACTACTTGATATTGTCGTTGATGAAAATGATCCGAATAAAATTTCAAAAAAAGCATACGATAAAATTACAGACCCAAAGCGCCCACTACTTTTCGACTTACAATACGCTTCTAATTTGACGTACGGTAATTTCAATGATGATTTGGCACACACAGATGCTGATCTTTATATTGAAGCCGTTAAAGAAGATTTAGAAGTCAAACATACCATTTGGAAACAAGTCGCAAAAGTTGCGCGTAAAGATGCGCTATTCGCAACTAACACATCAGGAATTCCAATCGAAGCCATCGCACAAGTATTTAACGATAAAGATAAAACACGCTTTTTCGGATTACATTTTTTCAATCCGCCACGCATTATGAAACTCGTGGAGCTCATTCCGAACCGTCAAACAGACAAAACTTTGATTGATAACGTTCAAACATTTGCCCAAGACATTTTAGGTAAAGGCGTCATTATCGCTAATGATGTCCCAGGATTCGTTGCTAATCGCATCGGGACTCAATCGATGAATGATATTATGTACCGTGCTGAACAACAAAATCTTTCAATTCCTGAGGTCGACGCATTGACCGGCAAATCAATCGGACGTCCTAAAACAGGCACATACGCCTTAACTGACCTCGTCGGTTTGGATATCGCGGTATCTGTTATCAAAGGACTACAGCGTATCCCTGAAGAAGCACCATTTTTTAAAGATGTTACGCTTGTATCCACACTCTATGACAAAGGTGCACTCGGACGTAAAACAAAACAAGGATTCTATAAAAAAGACAAAGAGACAAAGACACGTCTCGTCTTCGATGCTCAAAAACAAGATTACATTCCGATTGAAAAACCTCAAATTGCGCTCTTGGCACAATTCAAAAAAGATTTGGCACACAATTTAGATGTCATATTTAATGCTGAAGATCAGGCTGGACAATTCTTATGGGAAACGTTGCGCAATAATTTCTATTATGCCGCACGTAATGTACCTTATGCCGCAAAAGATTATAAAGATATCGACAGAGCTATGGTTTGGGGATTCAACTGGAAGTTAGGCCCATTCCAACTTTGGGATTTAATGGGCTTTGAACGTGTGAAAACACGCATGCAACAAGAACTTGGCGAACTTCCAGAATGGCTTGAGTCCGTACGTGACCAATTTTATGAACAAGGCGAATCTATCGAGCGCGTCACACCTGTTTCTGAATGGATTACAGATACCCTTTGGGATCGCGATGATTCAAATTTAGCTGTTGCTCACCACCAACAATTGTTACTGAAACTTCAAAGTAACAACAATGTTATCACAGACGGCTTTACAGACGATTTGGTTGAAGCGATAGATTTACTTGAGTCCGAAGCTTATACAAGCATGGTTATTTATGCTGGTGGTCATAACTTTAGTGTAGGCGCTAACCTTTATCAAATGAAACAAGCACATGAAGAAGGTGTCGTCGATGACGTCGTCGGTCCAGCCATCGAAAAATTGCATCATAGTTTCAATCGTTTAAAATACAGCACTAAACCTATCGTCACAGCCATTCATGGTCGCGTACTTGGCGGCGGTTGCGAACTTGTATTGTATTCACCCATTGTTGTTGCTGCAAGTGAAACTTATATAGGCCTTGTAGAAGCTGGTGTAGGATTACTACCAAGTGGTGGCGGGCTTGCAGAAATGGCCAATCGCCTCTTACAAACTGCACACTTAAATAATGATAAGCAAGCAAGTATGTCTAAAGTGTTGATGACGATTGGCTTTGCGAAAGTATCAACCAATGCCTATGAAGCACGTAGATACGGTTATTTGCGCGATACAGATACCATCATTTTTAATACTGAAAAACGTGTTGAAGCGGCACTGAAACGTGCACAATATGAAGCAGACACAAATTACCTTCCTACACCTCAACAACAATACTTTGCGTTAGGTGCCGATTTTATAGCACTCGCACAAGGACAACTGGACGCACAAAAAGAAGGCCACTTTATTAGTGCACATGATTATGATATCGCTTTACGTATCGCCACTGTGCTCGCTGGCGGAGAATTGCCAAGAAATACGTTTGTGAATCAACGCTACATTCAAAAACTTGAAAAGCATCATTTCCTTGCATTACTAAAAACAGATAAAACATACCAACGTATTTGCCACATGCTAAAAACTGGTAAACCATTACGTAACTAA
- a CDS encoding acyl-CoA dehydrogenase family protein: protein MTNREDLLNALYPEDILSIAKDLTDGELELLKQLDDLLESKYRKTVNRHWVEATVPEDFFEEIGKLNYFTNPLLYKDRDGAKTPSQLFQFFMAYTLARFDVSLATLLGVHQGLGHNTFLFGGSKEQVAKYIPKLQSHELRTCFALTEPEHGSDVAGGLTTTAEKKGDVWLINGEKKWIGGAHVSDVIPVFAVNKETGKPHCFVVTPDQEGVDIDILQDKIALRIVPNAHIKLNNVQVKEADRLQNITSFKDIAKILYSTRAGVAYMATGALAGTLRATLDYVKQRKQFGKSISQYQLVQEKVSMIQGNLAHAMAICAALARKQANGEYDEVATSTAKMMNALRLRESVAMGRGVTGGNGILAGEYDIARFFSDAEAIYTYEGTHEINALVIGRALTGASAFI, encoded by the coding sequence ATGACAAATCGTGAAGACTTACTTAATGCTCTTTATCCTGAAGATATTTTAAGTATTGCCAAAGATTTAACAGATGGTGAACTCGAACTACTTAAACAACTCGATGATTTACTTGAATCAAAATATCGCAAAACGGTCAATCGTCATTGGGTAGAGGCGACTGTTCCTGAAGACTTTTTCGAAGAGATTGGAAAACTGAATTACTTTACCAACCCTCTGCTCTACAAAGATCGCGATGGCGCAAAAACCCCTAGCCAGTTATTTCAATTTTTTATGGCTTATACGTTAGCACGTTTTGATGTTTCCTTAGCAACATTGCTTGGTGTCCATCAAGGGTTAGGTCACAATACTTTTTTATTTGGTGGTTCTAAAGAACAAGTTGCCAAATATATTCCAAAATTGCAATCGCATGAATTACGGACATGTTTTGCTTTAACTGAACCTGAACATGGATCTGATGTTGCTGGTGGATTGACCACAACTGCAGAGAAAAAAGGCGATGTCTGGTTAATCAATGGCGAAAAGAAATGGATTGGTGGTGCACATGTTTCTGATGTTATTCCTGTCTTTGCAGTCAATAAAGAGACGGGTAAACCACATTGCTTTGTCGTCACACCTGACCAAGAAGGTGTTGATATCGATATACTTCAAGACAAGATTGCCTTGCGTATTGTACCGAATGCCCATATTAAATTAAATAATGTCCAAGTCAAAGAAGCAGATCGCCTACAAAATATCACCTCTTTCAAAGATATCGCCAAAATTCTTTACTCTACACGCGCTGGGGTTGCTTACATGGCGACTGGTGCGTTGGCTGGTACGTTACGTGCCACACTTGATTATGTTAAACAGCGTAAACAATTTGGCAAATCCATTAGCCAGTACCAACTCGTACAAGAAAAAGTATCGATGATTCAAGGGAATTTGGCACATGCTATGGCGATATGCGCAGCATTGGCACGTAAACAAGCTAATGGAGAATATGATGAAGTGGCTACGTCGACAGCAAAAATGATGAATGCACTGCGTTTAAGAGAATCTGTTGCCATGGGACGCGGCGTTACTGGAGGAAATGGGATTCTTGCTGGAGAGTATGACATTGCTCGCTTTTTCTCAGATGCCGAAGCGATTTATACCTATGAAGGTACACATGAAATTAATGCGCTCGTTATTGGACGTGCATTAACTGGTGCATCTGCATTTATTTAG
- a CDS encoding class I adenylate-forming enzyme family protein → MNFDWIKTRSDFDIEKPAVIDPLKKTQWTYQQLNIRGDNMAHYLTSQGIRKGDVVGVFAPNDVALLDLLFASFKMGAVFLPINWRLNPKEIAAIVQDSKLKILFYAQKHLSSLTDVDPHLLHMDIDSPEYEDIVNPNHHRPFKAIKVEANDLAALIYTSGTTGEPKGVMFSYDSFVNNGTNIELTYKFNSDYTTIISTPMFHVLGFNDTVLPTLMAGGTLILQRYFNGEALNDLIAKYEPSFLIMIPTMYYATLTQPNFNPENFRKMKYVIQGGSQPLPSIQAAFKKYGVNIINGYGLTEAPLVMVNTPENARKKPMSIGKSVMFVESIILDDAKNEVGIGEIGELAIKAKNVTPGYWGKPEETAKIFHGAYLLTGDLAKKDEDGDIFIIDRKKELIITGGENVLPSEVETVLAQHPLIDRCVVVGYDHPKYGESIAAAIILREKDPDYATKLDGFMREKLAGYKVPRMYQPVTYMPLNSTQKPDKLAIQDMMNKKAQQLELQD, encoded by the coding sequence ATGAATTTTGATTGGATTAAAACGCGCTCCGATTTTGACATTGAAAAGCCTGCTGTCATTGATCCTTTAAAAAAGACACAGTGGACCTATCAACAACTTAATATTCGGGGAGATAACATGGCGCATTATTTAACATCTCAAGGCATTCGTAAAGGAGATGTTGTCGGCGTTTTTGCGCCAAACGATGTCGCACTACTCGATTTACTTTTTGCTTCATTCAAAATGGGGGCTGTTTTTCTGCCTATTAATTGGCGCCTCAACCCAAAAGAAATCGCAGCCATTGTTCAAGACTCAAAATTAAAAATATTATTTTATGCGCAAAAACATTTGAGTTCACTCACTGATGTCGATCCGCATCTGCTTCACATGGATATCGACAGTCCAGAATACGAAGACATCGTGAATCCAAACCATCATCGCCCGTTTAAAGCCATTAAAGTAGAAGCAAATGACTTAGCTGCCTTAATTTATACGAGTGGCACTACAGGCGAACCGAAAGGCGTCATGTTCTCATATGACTCTTTTGTGAACAACGGGACGAATATTGAATTGACGTACAAATTCAATTCAGATTATACGACCATTATTTCGACACCGATGTTTCATGTACTTGGCTTTAATGATACCGTTTTACCAACATTGATGGCTGGTGGCACCCTCATTCTCCAACGCTATTTTAATGGCGAAGCATTAAATGACTTAATCGCAAAATACGAACCTAGCTTTCTCATTATGATTCCTACCATGTATTATGCAACGCTCACACAACCCAACTTCAACCCAGAAAACTTTAGAAAAATGAAATACGTTATTCAAGGCGGTTCGCAACCTTTACCGAGTATTCAAGCAGCTTTCAAAAAATATGGCGTCAATATTATTAACGGTTATGGCCTAACAGAAGCGCCTCTTGTCATGGTCAATACACCTGAAAATGCCCGCAAAAAACCGATGAGTATCGGGAAATCTGTCATGTTTGTAGAAAGTATCATTTTAGACGACGCTAAAAACGAAGTCGGTATCGGTGAAATTGGTGAACTCGCAATTAAAGCGAAAAATGTGACGCCAGGTTATTGGGGAAAACCTGAAGAGACTGCCAAAATCTTCCATGGTGCTTATTTGCTCACTGGAGACTTAGCTAAAAAAGATGAAGATGGAGACATTTTCATTATCGATCGCAAAAAAGAGCTCATCATTACCGGCGGTGAAAACGTCTTGCCATCAGAAGTCGAAACGGTGCTTGCACAACACCCACTCATAGACCGGTGTGTTGTCGTAGGATACGACCATCCAAAATATGGTGAATCGATTGCTGCCGCTATTATTTTACGCGAAAAAGATCCAGATTATGCCACAAAATTAGATGGGTTTATGCGTGAAAAACTGGCAGGATACAAAGTACCGCGTATGTATCAACCTGTGACCTATATGCCATTGAATTCTACACAAAAACCAGACAAACTGGCAATCCAAGATATGATGAATAAAAAGGCCCAACAATTAGAGTTACAAGACTAA
- a CDS encoding malonate decarboxylase subunit alpha — MKHIKQSEVKNIVQDGDVIGLAALTVSNLPAEVLQLILTQYDETQSPKNLTMMLANDISSGGFTVELDDFVERGMVKRLIMSIMTASPKTANAIKSNAVEAYFLPQGVIATHYRQTNAITPGVLTKIGLNTGVDPKYQGGKANATTTEDLVTRVELKDQTYLHYVLPAVDVAILRGTYADTKGNIYMTHEAHLGESYSVALNAKAHGGKVIVQVKEIVDAGQQNPNDVFIPGALVDFVYVSTDKHFHHQLIQTYYQPELSGERHIATFPEPPLPFTTRKLILRRAAQLLNYGDTVSIGFGINNELTNLLHEEHVEDAVLPLMDTGIFGGFFGSRNYFGMNYNTEARLRHELTWDFIYNGGVSVAYMSFAEVDANGNVNVSFFGNRMNGCGGFIDISQSVQRLVFCGALVAGGKLNIIEGKLEPQETVTTQKFVSEVSHIDFNAAYAKAQNQEVTFVTDRAVFELQDDGLTLTEIAPGLDLEQDVLQHMAFRPKISETLTTIDHTIYNDVWGQLSQSIHNHSNSTH; from the coding sequence ATGAAGCATATTAAGCAATCAGAAGTTAAAAACATTGTGCAAGATGGAGATGTCATCGGACTTGCTGCATTAACTGTGTCAAACCTTCCTGCCGAAGTGTTACAACTTATCTTAACGCAATATGATGAGACCCAGTCTCCGAAAAATTTAACAATGATGTTAGCAAACGATATTAGTAGTGGCGGTTTTACAGTAGAACTTGATGATTTCGTTGAGCGCGGTATGGTGAAACGCTTGATTATGAGCATTATGACCGCTTCTCCTAAAACGGCAAATGCGATTAAATCGAATGCTGTTGAAGCCTATTTCTTACCTCAAGGTGTTATCGCAACACATTATCGTCAAACGAATGCGATTACGCCCGGTGTGTTGACAAAAATTGGTCTCAACACAGGTGTTGATCCAAAATACCAAGGAGGCAAAGCCAACGCAACGACTACTGAAGATTTAGTAACACGGGTAGAATTGAAAGATCAGACGTATTTACACTATGTATTACCAGCTGTAGATGTAGCAATACTTAGAGGGACATATGCTGATACGAAAGGCAACATTTATATGACACATGAAGCACACTTAGGCGAAAGTTACAGTGTTGCTTTAAATGCTAAAGCACATGGTGGTAAGGTGATTGTACAAGTAAAAGAAATCGTTGATGCTGGTCAACAGAATCCGAATGACGTCTTCATTCCAGGGGCACTTGTAGACTTTGTTTATGTTTCTACAGACAAGCACTTTCATCACCAACTCATTCAAACTTATTATCAGCCAGAGCTTTCCGGCGAACGACATATTGCTACATTTCCAGAACCCCCGCTCCCTTTTACAACACGAAAATTAATTTTACGACGCGCCGCTCAATTATTAAATTACGGTGATACGGTTAGTATTGGTTTTGGCATTAACAACGAATTGACTAACCTCCTGCATGAGGAACATGTTGAAGATGCAGTACTCCCGTTGATGGATACAGGCATTTTTGGTGGATTCTTTGGAAGCCGAAACTATTTTGGTATGAACTATAATACTGAAGCGCGTTTACGTCACGAATTGACTTGGGATTTTATTTATAATGGTGGGGTCTCCGTCGCTTATATGAGCTTTGCAGAAGTCGATGCCAATGGAAATGTGAATGTCTCCTTTTTTGGTAATCGCATGAACGGGTGCGGTGGCTTTATTGACATTAGCCAATCTGTCCAAAGATTGGTCTTTTGTGGCGCTTTAGTTGCGGGTGGCAAACTGAATATTATTGAAGGAAAACTTGAACCTCAAGAGACGGTCACTACGCAAAAATTTGTTTCTGAAGTGAGCCATATCGACTTTAATGCAGCTTATGCAAAAGCGCAAAACCAAGAAGTCACTTTTGTTACCGATCGTGCAGTATTTGAATTGCAAGACGACGGTTTAACATTGACAGAAATTGCGCCCGGTCTTGATTTAGAGCAAGATGTCTTACAACATATGGCATTTAGACCGAAGATTTCTGAGACATTAACGACGATAGATCACACGATTTATAACGACGTATGGGGGCAATTATCTCAATCCATTCACAACCATTCTAACTCAACGCACTAA
- a CDS encoding AAA family ATPase, whose amino-acid sequence MNQCIVIMGSPGSGKSTLAMKVAQKTGLPLYHMDALFWEGNKNISEEVLIERLQSVVDREAWIIDGNYKNTLEMRVAKADVVIWLKAPRWKCIMRVIYRYFKDKLQKGPGNNPNILEFKFLKYIWNFPQNSFPEMERIYEKYQNECRWIVV is encoded by the coding sequence ATGAATCAATGTATTGTAATTATGGGATCGCCAGGAAGTGGAAAGTCTACCCTTGCGATGAAAGTGGCGCAAAAAACAGGTTTGCCTTTATATCATATGGATGCTTTGTTTTGGGAAGGAAATAAGAACATCTCAGAGGAAGTGCTTATCGAAAGATTACAAAGTGTAGTGGATCGAGAAGCGTGGATTATTGATGGCAACTATAAAAACACATTAGAAATGCGTGTTGCTAAAGCAGACGTTGTGATTTGGCTTAAAGCACCGAGATGGAAATGCATCATGCGCGTGATCTATCGTTATTTCAAAGATAAGCTTCAAAAAGGGCCAGGAAATAATCCAAATATTTTAGAGTTCAAATTTCTCAAATATATTTGGAACTTCCCGCAAAATAGCTTCCCCGAAATGGAACGTATTTATGAAAAATATCAAAATGAATGTCGTTGGATAGTAGTTTAA
- the hypR gene encoding redox-sensitive transcriptional regulator HypR encodes MNLEFNIAIHVMCFLVKHSEERWSSKALADSVCIHPVQIRRVTAKLIELGYIEGHRGKQGGYQANQQTAHVPLTALYDVFIPQHMTDYRVLTGGIENTCLISRQIGTTMHAFYETERERAKTVYEGQTIQMILEKLLKESK; translated from the coding sequence ATGAATTTAGAATTTAACATTGCGATTCATGTGATGTGTTTTTTAGTCAAACATTCTGAAGAAAGATGGAGTAGTAAAGCGTTAGCAGATTCAGTCTGTATTCATCCGGTTCAAATTCGACGTGTCACAGCCAAGTTAATAGAGCTAGGCTATATTGAAGGTCATCGAGGTAAGCAAGGGGGCTATCAAGCCAATCAACAAACAGCCCATGTCCCGTTAACAGCACTTTATGATGTATTTATTCCGCAACATATGACAGATTATCGTGTGCTGACAGGGGGAATAGAAAATACATGCCTGATCTCAAGACAAATTGGAACGACGATGCACGCTTTTTACGAAACAGAACGTGAACGCGCTAAAACAGTATATGAAGGACAAACGATTCAAATGATTTTAGAAAAATTATTAAAGGAGTCTAAATAA
- the merA gene encoding hypothiocyanous acid reductase MerA: protein MKTYDIVVIGFGKAGKTLAKTAATKGKSVAMIEQSPKMYGGTCINIGCIPSKTLIHASETQLNFSEAMTRKSEVVNALNKKNYHNLADEAKIDVYDAKAQFKTEHEVALVNADNEVEDTIRGDVVVINTGASPVIPKIEGISTSKRIYDSTGIMELSSQPKRLVIVGGGYIALEFASLFASFGTEVTVLERNEHVLTNEDNDIAAQAIQDLKDKGVQIVTEAETKAIKDQDDETIVETSQGQFHADAILLATGRQPNTDLNLDAVGIQLGDKGEIKVNPHLQTAVSHIYAVGDVKGGPQFTYVSLDDFRIVSDHLLGEGQRTTENRGDIPYTVFIDPPLSRVGLTADEAQAEGYTIKEGKLPVNQIPRHKINADPRGLFKVVVDAQTHRILGATLYGAHSEELINLIHLAMKQGTTYDVLRDMMYTHPTMAESFNDLFKI, encoded by the coding sequence ATGAAAACATACGATATTGTTGTCATAGGATTTGGTAAAGCAGGTAAAACATTGGCAAAAACAGCAGCGACAAAAGGGAAGTCTGTCGCAATGATAGAACAATCGCCCAAAATGTATGGCGGAACATGTATTAATATTGGATGTATCCCATCTAAGACGCTCATTCATGCCAGTGAAACACAATTGAATTTTTCAGAGGCCATGACGCGTAAAAGTGAGGTTGTTAATGCATTAAACAAAAAGAATTATCACAACCTCGCAGATGAAGCAAAAATTGATGTGTACGATGCTAAAGCGCAGTTCAAAACAGAACATGAAGTTGCATTAGTGAATGCGGATAACGAGGTTGAGGATACGATTCGTGGCGACGTTGTCGTAATTAATACAGGCGCTTCCCCAGTGATTCCCAAAATTGAAGGTATCTCAACATCAAAACGTATTTATGATTCTACAGGAATTATGGAATTATCATCGCAACCTAAACGTTTAGTTATTGTAGGTGGCGGCTATATTGCGTTAGAATTTGCATCACTTTTCGCAAGTTTTGGTACGGAAGTAACAGTGCTTGAGCGCAATGAACACGTTTTAACAAACGAAGATAATGATATTGCAGCACAAGCGATTCAAGACTTAAAAGACAAAGGCGTTCAAATTGTTACAGAAGCAGAAACGAAAGCAATTAAAGACCAAGATGATGAAACAATTGTTGAAACATCACAAGGACAATTCCATGCGGACGCAATTTTACTTGCGACTGGCCGTCAACCGAATACAGATTTAAATTTAGATGCGGTAGGTATTCAACTAGGCGATAAAGGCGAAATCAAAGTGAATCCACATTTACAAACGGCAGTTTCGCATATTTATGCGGTTGGCGATGTTAAAGGCGGTCCTCAATTTACGTATGTATCATTAGATGACTTCAGAATAGTGAGCGACCATTTACTTGGTGAGGGACAACGTACAACAGAAAATCGTGGAGACATTCCATATACAGTCTTTATTGATCCACCGTTGTCAAGAGTAGGACTTACTGCTGACGAAGCCCAAGCAGAAGGATATACGATTAAAGAAGGTAAACTGCCAGTAAATCAAATTCCGCGTCATAAAATTAATGCGGATCCACGAGGACTTTTTAAAGTCGTTGTCGATGCCCAAACACATCGTATTTTAGGTGCAACGCTTTACGGTGCACATTCTGAAGAGTTGATAAACTTAATTCATTTAGCGATGAAACAAGGTACAACGTATGACGTATTACGTGATATGATGTATACACATCCGACAATGGCCGAATCATTTAACGATTTATTTAAAATATAA